TCCGAAAATCAATAtggtaaattcttaaataataatttatttatttatttatcttaattttatcaGAATTAGAATTGCATGCGTATGATTAGGGCAAGAGAATGTGATGCGGAAGAAGTAAACTAAATAAACAATAACTTGTGCTATCCTCGCTATTTGCTCCTTGGTTTTTTCAGGTTATTGGACCAACAAGGAGTAAAAAAAAACAgtgatattttttgttaattattttttaaaattttttatattatttgttgcCTAGATAATTTTTCATTATCAATAATGTAATTAATATTTGTTATGTGAGTAAATGATCATTTATATCCATGAAAGATGAAAATACTGACATATGTGCTTATACTAGATGGAAACTAAATTTGTATCCATGCAAAATGTTTTTCGTGTGACAAAAGTACCTATGTGGCACTTCAACCCTCCAAAGATAGGATATTTTTGTCACACGGATGATAGGTACAAGTTTAGTTTCGATTTAATGTGGGTATATATATcagtattttcatcttttatggATATAAatagtcatttatttttttatgtggtTACACTTTATGTActgtttatatatttttactataaaattaattataatttttgttaataaaaaataatttaagtaaTATTGTTTCGtttgctttattttatttttgttgtgtaTATTAGCTAGgcctttgatttaattttcagaGGAGAAAACTTGTGACCTATTTAAGGGTCATTGGGTTCCAACAACATCAGAAGGATCAACATATTACACGAATTCAAGTTGCAGAACTATCCCTGATAGCAAAAACTGCTTCAAGCATGGAAGAACTGATAGCGATTTTCTCAATTGGAGATGGAAACCTGAGCAATGCGAGCTTCCGCGATTCGATCACAAAATGTTTCTTGAATTAGTGAGAGGCAAGAAAATGGCATTTATTGGGGACTCTGTGTCCAGGAACCACATGGAATCCCTCTTGTGCTTGTTATCACAGGTCAGTTCTAATTCCTGAACTTGGTTTTGGTTAAACTGCGGTTTTATTTCGATGCAATGCAAACATATATTAAATAGTCATaatctataaataaataaagaatactCCTAATTATTGATGCTATACGGAATTGATTAGCACGACAAGAATATTGCGCAATAGTTGCACTTCCAATCTTCAATGCTATGATTTGAAACAATGGCTCCCATTAATATATCTACTGTACATAAAAGAATCGAGGGAGAATAGGTGCACATCTATTTAGTATCGATAGTTCTCTAGTATTTTTGTCtattaggtagcgtttgttttgcagtactgagacagagactgagagactgagacagtatcatgtttgttggttcaaaaactggtactaaaatttttgtttctgttcccaaaatttcagtatttcaataCCTCTAAAATGTAGGGACACAGGGGACTGATATTTTTGAAACAGAGATTGAAACTTTAATagcattttatacctaaaatactctcattttaattaattaattccaattttatcctttgtgcaaattaaattagagttttatttttgtttcaatttttgtctCGCACTtggcaccaaacagaatactaaaacttatttcagtctctgtctcttagtctctgtctctcagtctcaatCTTTCAGTATCTGTatctccaccaaacgctaccttaaaGACATGAATACGTGACGTATTTATCATTTGTATTGTTGAAACATGGAATTTGATTGGAACAAGAATATACAAATGTGAAGACTCTCATACAATTATCTTCATGTGAAATTCAtagttaaaaattgttaaataattatttaattaaacatgttaaattatctaacgacgtcacataaaatacataaagacaacttcacataaagataattttatataagTTTCCActatatacaaatacaaattGGAGCCCTAGGAGATAATGCGACTCTGAAGAGACCGACGGAGACCAAACCCTCACCTCTATCACGCACACCTCACGACCTCGCTTTCAGTGCTCGTTGCTCTTCACTCTTGGCTCCTTTCTGTTGCATCTCCCTCTATATCACAGGGAGGAAATGAGAATGAGCGACTGTACAATGGTGGTGGGCAaaaaaattgcagaagaaaaagATTTGGTGAGGTGTAGCTAGCATAAAAAAGACAAAACCAAATGGAGATGAGCTTCTTATTGAAGCTGAGGAGGATGAGACAAAAGATATGTGTGAAGAGATCCCTAGGCTGAATAAGAAAATAGGGCCAGATAAGATGGAGCCAGGGCATAAGCAGGCTAAGACTTTCTCAACTGGGGTTTTGACGGAAGGTGAAGTGCCTGGAGGATCCCGACAGCAAGCACTATCATATAGGGATAGCCTGAGGTGTGATGACACTGGTATGGTTCTCTCCCCAAATGAAATCGTACAAATGGTCATAGAGGAGTATAATATGGAGGAACTCTCCGGAAGAGATAATACAGATCCAACTCCCTTCAATCCTAAACCTATGGTTGATATTTCATTAGAGGAATATGTCATGTGGTGTAAGCCATGAAAAGGCTCCTTGATTGTTAaacttttggaaaaaaatatcgGTTATCGTGCTATTGAATCTTGGATAAGAAGAGTTTAGACACGAAAAGGGGATGTTAATATTATGGATCTCACTGAGACTTTTTTCTGGTCCGTTTTTCGGATAAAATAGATTATTGCCACGTACTTTTTGAGGGTCCCTGACAGATGGCAAATCACTACCTTCTAGTGCAGAGATGGAGGTCGTTTTTTCTCCCTTCTAATCAACCGGTACAGAAGCTCGCAGTATGTATTCGGATTCCAGGCCTTCCGGTTGAATTATACATGGAACAATTTTTCTAGAGAGTGGGTGAAAAGTTaggtataatattaaatattgatcACACTACTTTCATACACTCAAGGAAAAATTTGCTCACATTTGTGTTGAGATTGATTTGAGCAAGCAATTGGTACCAGCCATTCAAGTACTAGGCAAAGAGTTTAAGATTGAATATGAGGATCTCCACATAATTTGTTTTGGTTGTGGCAAATATGGTCATAGGATGGATCAATGTTCTGAAGGACAGGAAAAGGAGGCACCACTGGTGACGGATTCAGCGCCGTTGGGAGCTCCGTTGTTGAATGGGATGGAATTAGAAGGTGCGAAAAAAGGGGAGATTAGCGGTCACGATTCAAGTTTGAACAAATCTCAAGTAGATTCCACAGAACCAAATCCCGTGAATGCTGGTAACCCAAAAGGGGTGGTTAATCATAAATATCCTAGTTACTTTGAACTGTGGATGTTAGCACAAAAGATGCAAAAGCGCAATGGACAGCTTAAACAAGGTTTTGATACTGTGCCTAATAAAAGCCAAACTAAGAAGTCAGGTTCCAGGTTTGAAGTCTTCACCCAGGAACAATCAGAAACAAATGGCCCACTAACTCATGATGGAATGTCGAAAAGCTCATCAGGTTAACGTTAACAAGCCTTCTATTGCAAAACAGCACTATCATGCGGGTTCTTCAAATAAAGTGGATCAAAAAGGTcctcagaaaaataaaatcgtagaatcttcaaaaaacaaaacaaataatgTTAGAATTCCTAATAATCAAGTTTTTCAACATGAGAAAAGGAAGGATAAAATATATGAGATGAACCTCAATTTGGTGAAGGAGAAAAAGGATGATTATTGGCTTTCCTTGGAGCTCATTAAGCAAGCTAGATACATGTCGGGAGATGATTCTTTGTGCTTGGGAGAAGGTAGCGTTTAGACTTATTACCCATCTGAAGAAGTTATGGAAGCGGTGAGTTTGCTTCACAACAGGGCTCGAGGCAGTATGTAGGAATCAAAACCTCCTGATCCGGGTAAGGCCCTGCAGCTATATCTCCCAGTAATGGTCAAGTACCTTTTGCGTTGGTAAACAGGAAAGCATGGTGTTGGATTCAGCTACCACTAATATCCTCTCTGTTCAGTAAGTTACTGTCTGATGACCATcttcttttcatattttttatgaatattatTACATGGAATTGTAGAGGTGTTCGGAGTAAAGGCTTCTCTGTTTTACTTGCAGAGCTATCTTTTTATTATCATGCTAATTTTATGTCTTCTGGAAACTCATATAAATGGTACGAAAGCTAATAATATTGTGAGGAAGTTTGGTTTTTTGGATTGGTATTTGGTTGAAAAAGTTAGTTTTGCAGGTGGTATTTAGTGTCTCTGGAACTCTTCTCATTGGGATATCTCAGTGGTAATATCTCCTTACCCGAGTTTATGGATCTCGCCATATTAGCCTCCGTTTTGAAGTATGGAGTGAGTTGAAAGATTTAGCAAGGCAAACCTCCGGGGAATGGTGCGTGAGGGCGATTTCAATTGTGTTCTTTCGGTGGCAGATACTGGTGGAATTTCTGGCCTATCTTAAGACTCAGCTTTTTTTTGGGTGTCTTCTAGATTGTGGTCTTCAAGATATTACTTTTAGTGGTCAACCGTTCACTTGGCAACGTTGTGAAATTCGTAGACGGCCGGATAGGTATATTGTAAATAATGCCTAGTCCCAAAGATTTAGTCAAGCTATGGTCAAGCATCTCCTAAAACTAAGGTCTGATCATATCCcaattcttttgaattttgaggTGACTTTTGCTTCTTCTAATATTTCTTAACCTTTTCAACTTCTAGCAGCCTGACTTTTGCAtgaggattttaaaattttttttggaaggACTTAGAGGAATGATGTTTCCTTAGAAACTAATGTGAGTAATTTTATGAAAGTAACAAAAAGTTGGAATAAGGATGTGTTCGATAATATGGCTCATAAGAAAGTTCGAATTCTAGTTTGGCTAAATGGTATTTTGGAGCATATTCGGCTAGGATCCTGAATAACACAAATATAAAGAAACTAGCATGGAGGCTAATTCATGACAAGGAGACCTTGTGGATAAGAATTTTGAGGATTAAATATGGTAGTGGTGATACTcttgttttaaaaataacaatccTCAATCCTATTTTAATGTGTGGAAGAAAATCTGTCAAGTTTGGAAGCAGTTTCAAGAGAACCTTATTTGGAGATTAGGTGCTAGTGGTACAACTCGATTCTGGGTTGACCACTAGCTGCCTGGCGTTCATCAGCTTGCTGATTTTGTTCGAAATTGTGTATCAGAGGATAGGTTAGACAATACAGTTTGTGACTATGTTAGAGATtcgaattgggatcttaatcgCATTTTGGAGTTACTGGGCAAGGACTAGGCTCTCATTTTTGCAGCAACGAAAGCTCCTAAGGCGAGCTTTGGGGATGACCAAGTGGCTTGGTTGCACTCAGTGAATGGCTCCTTTTTCGTTAAGTCGGCCTACTCCATTTATCTGGAACTTCCTAAGAACTTGGGTGCTACTTTGGTTTTGAAGGTATGGAAGCTTAGTGCCCCCAAAGAATCCAAACTTTTTGTTGGCTAATTGcaaatgatattttattgacAAATGTTCTGCGATTTAGAAAAAGATTGACTCAAGATGATATTTAGAGTATCTGTGGAAACTCCTTTAAATCTGTGCTTCATGTCTTTCGTGATTGTAGAATTGCGCATACGACGTGGAAGAGTATAGACAATTTTAGAACATCACTTTTGggaattgatttaaaattaaaatttgcatTAGAATTAATTGATAAAATGAATTTGGTATCATTTTAGAGATACGATATCATTTTGATgtagaattaataaaaatgttttattcgtataattatgtttatgaaataattaaaaataatataaaattttaattgaattaaaactaactattaaaagaataaattttatttttaattttaaattattgtttatGACATATAGTCTCATAAATATTTATGTGTCATtttatagaatttaaaataaaattaaaattaaaattatcatttgagatgttttaattatttttttcctatgactttaaatttaaaactatttattaagaaaagaacatattttttaatgatgtcttttgaatttgaatactctaaattttaaattcttatttGAGATGGTAAAATATAATCTCttaactttaaatatttttttcttattttttgtcttatctataaaataaataataaaaaaaatttattttatcatctaaaataaatttaaaatttaaaagattcaaaTACTATCTTTTACATATACGCGTTGCACATTTAACGCAAATATAGTTTATGTTTCAGTTGGGTTAGCTGAAAAGTTCTTGCTAGCATTACAACGAAGGGAAATGTTTTCTCTAAGGTGATGATAATAAAAAGAGTCCCGCTAGAGAGTTAATAGGGTATttgtacaatatgtacaatgaACTGTTTATTTAGCTCAATATGagttaaaaatgaaaattatccacaaaataataaatttaaaaactcttatttagttatttcacatcaaatttcaaatttcaaattctccaatttcaaatttcaaatttttaaaaaaattttgttagttatttcaaaaaaataacaatctgAAATCCTCCAacactctcttctttttcaatcgGTGGCCACCCCaccttcatcaataatcatctcATTTCACCATCGCTACTTAGCTTGCTTGCCACACGCCACTCacccttaataaaaataaccataaaaataattatctgcatacctaatgaattgaacatctaacatattttaattatatataactaaattcaatctaatcaaaataattatctacataaaactaaaataaccatccacatacctactaaaatgaccatcctaaattgaccattaaaatagaagaagatgaataaaCAGAAGAAACTATTATTGTGGTGAAACATAATTTTAAAGGACTAGTCATGATAAAAGCGGCACTGTTGTGAAGCATAGGGCTCAAATCATGAAAGAAGCTAACCATGCTTGGAtccgaagaagaagaacatgGTGGTATCATTGGTGAGAAGAGACTTGAAGGAATGGGAGAAAGCGAAGGCGCATCGGAGGAGGTAGAGGTGAGGACGGTGTCGGGAAGAAGGCACACACCGGCTGCGACGGAGGTTGCTGCGGTGCCGTTAGTTCGACCCACACAAAATGTGCGTCCTCCCTTAGCGGTGGCCTGTGCGGCAACGGCGCCAGTTGAAACAGTGTCAGCGCGATTTCTGATGGCGGCTGGTGACCGTGGCATTAGTGTACCGACGAGACTCCATAAGAAAGACATAGAACGCTGACAAACCATATTGAGAGAAGTGAGAGAGAGAGGTAGTTTATTTATTTCCAAAACTGACGATAATcttaatatttgatttaaattttaaattaaaactattttaaattaattagttgtctataatttaaaattagttaattacttatcaaatattttaaattttaaattaatcccATTATATACATTATACAATATCTTTATTGTCTTCTcgtattttttctaaaaaaaataagttaaaagtGCACGTACATTACAAGCATTCAAAATCCATATTTTAGAAGTTTGCATGACGTAGTATAAAGAGAAAGCTCACATACGTTCGTGTTAttctatcaaattttaatttaatttttaatattttaactattttatttttatctcaaaaaaatttaaacaaaattaatattattttactataaaatatGATACAAATAGTTAATACTTAATAGAATAAGTGACATAAATATTAACAACGTTATTATTTAagttatatcttttttattaacgtgtgttaaaaaaatataatcaaattttttttgtaatattttttttatttttttctgatagaaaatcttaattttcttttttaacaaAGAAGCTCAACACAAtataataacaattatcaatattcctaatttaaagaaaaaattttatattaataattattggtTGATCAATTTTACTTATGTATTGAAATCGACTATTATTAGCTTTTCAATATACTAATTGTTTGTCTCAAAATTAACAGTAATACAATATCAAACccatttaaaactttttaatacaaaaacaaGACATTTTAAACATCAAAAACTAAATTATGACTTATGTTAAATATTGATTATTAAAACAATATTTTACTCTCTTATATTTTACATTTATAACAAATGTATTATATCCTTGACACAAAATATAcgaaaatatctttaaataaatttttaattaaatagtgaatttagtaaaaaaaaattacagaaataaattatgagaaaatttagaggatcagcagattttgtaattaatttttagccattaataatatttttaatggtatgagattatatctaatagtataaaattattctatttCTTTTTGATAGTTAAATACTaactaaaatttaacaaaagtaCTGAACCTAACACTCATAAATTAAAAGTGATTTAATAGTGTAACTTAGGAAGATATTAAAAAAGTTGAGTAATTTAAGTTAggaaaataatatatgtatcCTCCTAAACCACGCGATATCTTAGACATTAAATTTTCAGACAAGAAATATACCAAGTGCTTTATATGATATATAGTGTTATGTTATGTATATGGTTTTGCCGTTGTAGTAAGGAGGTAGTTTACAGTtctgtttataattttttcaggAAGAAACTCCAAAGGATATTCATAAGGATTCAGAAGATAGATATCGAACATGGTATTTTCCAAAGCATGACTTCACACTGATGATGCTGTGGAGCAGGTTTATAATAGTTGGCGAAGAACAAATGATAAATGGTTCAGCGTCTGGAACCTTTGATTTGCAGTTAGACAAGGTAGATGATGATTGGGCTAGAGAGCTACCTAACTTAGACTATGCCATAATCTCAGGTGGACACTGGTTTTTCAGAGTGATGTACCTCCATGAAGGCGACAACCTTGTAGGATGTGTGTACTGTGGCCAACCTAACGTGACAAGCTACAACAGTGATTTCCCGCTGAGAAAAGCGTTTCGAACGGCATTCAATTATATTAACAACGGTTGCAAGGAGTGTGGGAAATTGGTGACGGTTTTGAGGACATTCGCACCGGCACACTTTGAGAATGGAGCATGGAACACTGGAGGGTATTGTAACAGGACAGGTCCTGCTAGTGAGTCAGAGGTTGATCCAGGGATGTTTGAATGGCAAGTGAGGAATGCTCAAATGGAGGAGTTtgagaaagcaagaaaagaggGGATGGAGAAAGGGAAGAGTTTTGAGGTGTTGGATGTGACTGTGGCAATGATGATGAGACCAGATGGGCACCCTGGGGACCATTGGGGTAACAAATGGATGAGGGGTTATAATGATTGTACTCATTGGTGTTTGCCTGGTCCTGTTGATTTGTGGAGTGAGTTGTTGCTCGCAATTCTCAATAAACTTACAAATTTAAGTTCTCCAGGTAATatcaaatcataaataatacaaGCAATTATTACACCGTGTTTTCCTTCCGTTATTCTCTAGGAAATTAGTCATTTTTTACCCCCTAACTCGTGACATATTGACGTGTAGATTTGTATTCAACACCATGTATTAAGTGAAAactagagtttttttttttttttcatactatTGTTAAGACAGAAACTAATTTCATTATGATATGCTCTGTTGGTGATATACTTGAAAATAGAAACTAATGACGATAATGATATATGCCGCTATGATCAgggaaactaaaaaagtttgGCAGCACACATTTTATCCTTggcaaattgaataaaaaaaaaaattaaaaaattgaaattcgTCTCTCTCGTTTTGTGTTATTGTAATTTGTCTCACttatttggattttttatt
This portion of the Arachis duranensis cultivar V14167 chromosome 6, aradu.V14167.gnm2.J7QH, whole genome shotgun sequence genome encodes:
- the LOC110273058 gene encoding xyloglucan O-acetyltransferase 4-like — translated: MVNYVNPFKEPMAVRPLPSSFFILYSPNASTVFPNQRSDETDESLSQNNDEEEVADISEPNTPSENQYEEKTCDLFKGHWVPTTSEGSTYYTNSSCRTIPDSKNCFKHGRTDSDFLNWRWKPEQCELPRFDHKMFLELVRGKKMAFIGDSVSRNHMESLLCLLSQEETPKDIHKDSEDRYRTWYFPKHDFTLMMLWSRFIIVGEEQMINGSASGTFDLQLDKVDDDWARELPNLDYAIISGGHWFFRVMYLHEGDNLVGCVYCGQPNVTSYNSDFPLRKAFRTAFNYINNGCKECGKLVTVLRTFAPAHFENGAWNTGGYCNRTGPASESEVDPGMFEWQVRNAQMEEFEKARKEGMEKGKSFEVLDVTVAMMMRPDGHPGDHWGNKWMRGYNDCTHWCLPGPVDLWSELLLAILNKLTNLSSPGGAISTALKGEDSARHNSEGNWR